In Saccharomyces cerevisiae S288C chromosome V, complete sequence, one DNA window encodes the following:
- the SCC4 gene encoding cohesin-loading factor complex subunit SCC4 (Subunit of cohesin loading factor (Scc2p-Scc4p); complex is required for the loading of cohesin complexes onto chromosomes; involved in establishing sister chromatid cohesion during double-strand break repair via phosphorylated histone H2AX), whose product MENLGDKLSISQVYHLAQEYRDHAYSIANKIGSEEGLKQYYGLMNMSIQMFQLLKTKCTLSVLEDSKVTFEMVELLIQETYNFDLAELYISSLKERLQTHQSDTDLVEEIMRCEFLLLHDLPLMRDSKFHYKIALRNCNELVQYMVNLQDELYQNWASVFQYVGVMLCIKLKQHRRVKTSFHGLLSQCREKSQWKWFLNLCYVNYLLNERFPIPEDALQELRSTELHTVGPELYAWKLALEMVIQLCKDGNITDHLNEFKNFFDTNKQSLVTNEGKGCVIKIMPRIALKVELPMIFHYKELKNILLLLQSVSYIVNCYDEKGNFSRKFLPKVYSTTQKLIKNIAAGGVSMNELDSRIQTYKSILEFCEFYKVWEQTLLKGAVVTTESPKLGPSPGYVRLLQAMKVQFEGGGAVEEYTRLAQSGGTSSEVKMISLLNCYTVQAARVSRCSGDKQGELVEQCNKVWLQVEKLLQETDLQFNPIWECTVTILWLFSHFEPFSWNPLPCSDKQRAEYVSKLREFYSSNKFVAGEAVADNRFKLKKALLLQILVNYLGGRMLEHDLGEIYAISAKCFDMCRQQGGMRKVQYVIGIWHLMNCTVAMRGKDVALTNAKLEALVKQITSVKQ is encoded by the coding sequence ATGGAAAATCTTGGCGACAAACTTAGTATTTCACAAGTATACCACTTAGCACAGGAATACAGAGACCATGCATATTCAATTGCGAATAAAATCGGTTCTGAGGAAGGGTTGAAGCAGTATTATGGCCTCATGAACATGTCTATCCAGATGTTTCAGCTATTGAAAACGAAATGTACGCTTTCAGTTCTGGAGGATAGTAAGGTCACGTTTGAGATGGTGGAGTTATTGATACAGGAGACGTATAATTTTGACCTAGCAGAGCTTTACATTTCCAGTTTGAAAGAACGGTTACAAACGCACCAGAGCGACACAGATTTGGTAGAAGAGATCATGCGTTGCGAGTTTCTGCTGTTACATGACTTGCCACTTATGAGAGACAGTAAGTTCCACTATAAGATTGCACTAAGAAATTGCAATGAATTAGTCCAGTACATGGTAAATTTGCAGGATGAGTTGTATCAAAATTGGGCATCCGTATTCCAGTATGTCGGCGTGATGCTTTGCATTAAGCTGAAACAGCACCGCAGGGTGAAGACGAGTTTTCATGGGCTACTCTCGCAATGTCGGGAAAAGTCACAATGGAAATGGTTTCTAAATCTGTGTTATGTGAATTACTTGCTAAATGAGAGGTTCCCAATCCCCGAGGATGCTCTGCAGGAGCTGCGAAGCACGGAGCTGCACACGGTGGGGCCTGAGCTATATGCATGGAAGTTGGCATTAGAGATGGTAATCCAGCTTTGTAAAGACGGGAATATTACGGACCACTTGAacgaattcaaaaatttctttgacACAAACAAGCAATCTCTAGTCACTAATGAAGGTAAGGGATGTGTGATCAAAATCATGCCAAGGATAGCGCTGAAAGTAGAGTTGCCTATGATTTTCCACTACAAAGAATTAAAGAACATACTGTTATTATTGCAAAGTGTCAGCTACATCGTGAACTGTTATGACGAAAAGGGCAATTTTTCCAGGAAGTTCCTCCCCAAAGTCTATTCTACAACGCAGAAACTGATTAAGAACATTGCCGCTGGCGGTGTTTCGATGAATGAGCTGGACTCACGAATCCAGACATACAAGAGCATTCTTGAATTCTGTGAGTTTTACAAAGTGTGGGAACAAACACTCTTGAAGGGGGCCGTAGTGACGACCGAGTCACCTAAGTTAGGGCCCTCTCCAGGCTACGTGAGGCTGCTGCAAGCCATGAAGGTTCAGTTTGAAGGCGGCGGGGCCGTAGAAGAGTACACGCGGCTTGCACAATCTGGCGGTACATCCAGCGAGGTGAAGATGATATCGCTTCTGAATTGCTACACAGTGCAGGCGGCAAGAGTGAGCCGATGTTCGGGGGACAAACAGGGCGAACTCGTAGAGCAATGCAACAAGGTGTGGCTTCAGGTGGAGAAATTGCTACAAGAAACGGATCTGCAGTTCAACCCCATATGGGAGTGCACAGTAACGATCCTATGGCTTTTCAGCCATTTCGAGCCGTTCAGTTGGAACCCGCTGCCATGTAGTGACAAGCAGCGCGCCGAGTACGTGTCGAAGCTCCGCGAGTTCTACTCTAGCAACAAGTTCGTTGCCGGAGAAGCCGTTGCGGACAACCGCttcaaattgaagaaggcTCTGTTGCTGCAAATACTGGTAAACTACTTAGGCGGTCGAATGCTCGAACACGATCTGGGCGAGATCTATGCGATTTCAGCAAAGTGTTTCGATATGTGCCGCCAGCAGGGCGGCATGCGCAAGGTCCAATACGTGATCGGAATATGGCATTTAATGAATTGTACGGTGGCGATGCGGGGAAAAGACGTCGCTCTCACGAACGCGAAGCTGGAGGCGCTGGTTAAGCAAATCACCAGTGTCAAACaataa
- the SPT15 gene encoding TATA-binding protein (TATA-binding protein (TBP); general transcription factor that interacts with other factors to form the preinitiation complex at promoters; essential for viability, highly conserved; yeast gene can complement mutations in human homolog TBP), producing MADEERLKEFKEANKIVFDPNTRQVWENQNRDGTKPATTFQSEEDIKRAAPESEKDTSATSGIVPTLQNIVATVTLGCRLDLKTVALHARNAEYNPKRFAAVIMRIREPKTTALIFASGKMVVTGAKSEDDSKLASRKYARIIQKIGFAAKFTDFKIQNIVGSCDVKFPIRLEGLAFSHGTFSSYEPELFPGLIYRMVKPKIVLLIFVSGKIVLTGAKQREEIYQAFEAIYPVLSEFRKM from the coding sequence atGGCCGATGAGGAACGTTTAAAGGAGTTTAAAGAGGCAAACAAGATAGTGTTTGATCCAAATACCAGACAAGTATGGGAAAACCAGAATCGAGATGGTACAAAACCAGCAACTACTTTCCAGAGTGAAGAGGACATAAAAAGAGCTGCCCCAGAATCTGAAAAAGACACCTCCGCCACATCAGGTATTGTTCCAACACTACAAAACATTGTGGCAACTGTGACTTTGGGGTGCAGGTTAGATCTGAAAACAGTTGCGCTACATGCCCGTAATGCAGAATATAACCCCAAGCGTTTTGCTGCTGTCATCATGCGTATTAGAGAGCCAAAAACTACAGCTTTAATTTTTGCCTCAGGGAAAATGGTTGTTACCGGTGCAAAAAGTGAGGATGACTCAAAGCTGGCCAGTAGAAAATATGCAAGAATTATCCAAAAAATCGGGTTTGCTGCTAAATTCACAGACTTcaaaatacaaaatattGTCGGTTCGTGTGACGTTAAATTCCCTATACGTCTAGAAGGGTTAGCATTCAGTCATGGTACTTTCTCCTCCTATGAGCCAGAATTGTTTCCTGGTTTGATCTATAGAATGGTGAAGCCGAAAATTGTGTTGttaatttttgtttcagGAAAGATTGTTCTTACTGGTGCAAAGCAAAGGGAAGAAATTTACCAAGCTTTTGAAGCTATATACCCTGTGCTAAGTGAATTTAGAAAAATGTGA